AGAGGGTGATGATTTTAATTATGATAAAAAGGCAATCTTAATAACAGATACTGAAACAGATCCTTTGGTGAAGTTTGTTGTTGAGGATACACCTTCTTCTTATGCGTTAACGGCAAAAGCCACTGATAAAGTAGCTAAGGATGTGATGGTGACTTTTGCTCAGGATACAACTTTGGTTGCCACGTATAATAAGGAACATAATACAAACTTTTATGCGGCTCCTGTTGGAAGCGTAACAATTGAAAACCCGGAGGTAACGATAGAATCCGGTACTGCTTCATCTACTATCGCTTCAGTAAAAGTGGTGTCTACTGAAAATTTTAAAGATGGGAGAACTTATGTCATTCCGGTCACTATTAAGAATGTTTTGAATGCTGATGGAATGGAGGTACTGAATTCATCTAAAACCATTTATCTGAAAATATCCAGAGTGCTTAAATTTACCGCATTGGATATTAGCAATACCAATCTGTACAGCAATTTTATTTGGGACGATGCGAAAGCTGTTAAACTCACTAATTTTACTTTTGAAATAAAGATGTATGCTTATAACCTTCACAGTATAAGTCGTCTTTGTGCTTTCGAGGAGAAAGATGAGAAAAATGCTAGTATGCTTCGCTTTGGTGAAAATGGACAAGATGTGAACTCTCTACAGTGGGTGAGTCCCAAAGGAGGAATTATTTCTTCAACTCGTTTTAATACCAATCAGTGGTATACAATTTCACTAACTTATGATGGGAGTGCATTAACAATGTATGTTAATGGTATAAAAGATGCGGCACTTTCTGCTTCAGGAGTATCTGTAAATTTTCAACGCTTTGAGTTAGGTATGTCATGGACAGGCTATCGTAGTAGCCAATATTTTAATGGACGTATCAGTGAAGTACGCGTATGGAACAGGGCACTTTCATCCAGTGAATTGCAAAATGCCCTTTGTGGTGTAGACCCTCAATCTAATGGTTTAGTTGCTTACTGGAAGTTGAATGAAGGTAGCGGACATATTTTTACGGATGCTACGGGAAATGGATATGATATGGATTGGTCGAATACCTGGCGTGAAGAGAGCGAAGGTGCCGGTTTGGTGAATCGTGATTATAGTAGTGCTGTTAAATGGGTTACTGATGATAAAAATAAGTGCAACCAATAAGGATAAACTGTTATGAAAACAAATATATATAAATATTTTAGTGTGTGCTTTCTGCTGATTGTGCCTTTACTGCAATCTTGTGATAGTGATGAAAGTTATGATGTAGTTGGTAATCCGAATAATTTATTCTATATCAACCTTAGTTCGTCTTCCTCTGTAGATTCTCCAAATACATTGGCTTTTAGTGTTGTTCATACGCCGATAGGCGATTTTGGAGATGTGAAGGCAGAATTTCCTGTTCGTTGTTTACGGCAGGTGGATGAAACGACTAAGGTAACAATGCAACTCGACAACTCTTTGATTGATGAATATAATGAGAAGTATGAAACATCTTATGTTGCTTTTCCAGATGGATCATTAAATCTTGATTCTCCTACAGCTACTATACAGGAGGGCACTTATATAGCAAAGGACTCTTTAGTTGCTTCTGTTCCTGCTTCTGCTTTTGCAAGTTTTACTGAATCCGGCTATATTGCTCCTGTACGGATAGCCTCGGTTAAAGGCTCTGCAGGTAAAGGCAGCGAAGATTATGGAATAGGCTATATAATAGTCAAGACTTCTACAAAGTTAATCAAATCCGGGGTTGCTTCTGCTGATATGCCCGGTACACTAGTTACTGACTATTCGGATTGGAGTATTTCGTCTACTCAGAGCACTAGCAATGATTTTAGCACGCTGATTGACAATGAGACTTGGTCCGGATGGGATTTTACTTCTTCTACGGCTACTGTGATTGTCGATATGCAATCGGAAAAAGAATTTACCGGTATTCGTTCTTTCTGCGTCTATGGTATGTATGCCTCTTGGGGATATTATTTTAGTAATATTGCTCTTGAATATAGTGTAGACGGAAATACTTATATGGATGCGGGGAATTCTTCAGATTTAGAGATGATTAATGAAGATGGTTATCAGTATATTGCTCTTTATTCTGCAGTAACAGCACGTTATTTAAAAATAACTTATACTTGTAATTCAGAGTGGGGGAGAGGCCTGTATGAATTAGGCGTGTATACAGATAAATAGGTTGTTGTGAGGTAAAATGATTCGTTGAAGATGAACAACAGTGAGGAGACAATGTTGAAAAGGCATGTGTCTCCTCTTTTAAATATCGTGATAATGAAACAATTCTTTTTTTTTGTGGCTTGTATGTTTTATTGTCTGTTTATTGTTGCGCAAGAGCCCTCTGGCATCTTTATACCCAATAAACGGATACATGATTTTGGTGATATTCTTGAAAAAAAAGGGAAGGTATCTTATTCTTTTCAATTTTATAATAAAGGGAATAAGCCAATCGTTATAGATCATATCTCTGCTTGGTGTGGCTGTACGTCCTTGTCGTATACTAAAAGGCCCATACTTCCTAAGCAGAAAGGAATCGTTACTGTTACGTATAATCCTTATAATCGTCCGGGGGCTTTTAGTAAAGAGATCGTAGTATTGACAGAATCCGGTAAAAGCTATTCGCGTGTTTGGATTAAGGGGAATGTTATTCCGTATTTGCATCCGGTTACAGAAGATTATCCTTATTCTTTTGGGGCTGGTTTATATTTAGGTTTTAAAGTGTTGGCTTTTGGTAAGGTTCAAAAAGGAGAACAGAAAACGATGGAGATAGGTTATGCTAACGATACTGATAGTTTAATGACTTTAGCATTTAAAAGAGAGCCTGATGATTATTATCTTAAAATTCCTACTTCTCTGACCTTGAGACCTAAAGAACGTTCCAAAATGACTTTTTCTTATATCGCTCCGAATAATTATGCCTTTGATCGATTAATAAAAGTTTATCCGATTGTAAATGGAATCTGCCTGACGACTCCTCTTTTAATTACTTTTACAAAGTAGTGAGTTTATAATGAGGCATATTGTGGGTTGAGAATACACGATGTTTTAGCGTAAGAATATTATTTTTATTTTGGCAAAGTCGTGTAGTCACATGTATTTTAGATTGTACTACTTATAGATTGTCCTTGCTGAGTCCGAATTTCTCTTCCTGATGATGTTTCCCTTGCGGTTCTACATGGACGACTATATCATATACATTCTCTATGGAATTTTTAATGCTATATTCTACTCCATTAGCAATCTCATGCGCTTCGTTCAGAGTAAGGTCCCCGTCTGCTTCAATATCAAGGACTATCATGTACATATTTCCTATTTGGCGAGAACGGACTCTGTGAGGATTTACTGCTCCCGGTACTTGTTCTACAGCACTGAATATTTTATTGTATATGGAGGTATCTTTTACTCCGTCCATGAGCGTTACATTACTTTCCCAAAAAATTTCAATGGAGGATCTGATAATGTACAGGCTGATAAGTAAACCGGTGATGGAGTCAAGAAGAGGCATCTTGAGTATGAAAGTGAAGACTAATCCGAGTAATACTCCTGTAGATATAATGACATCGTTACGCATGTTTTTGGCATTGGCTATCAGCATGGAACTGTCAGCTTTCTTGCCTTGATGGAATTGATAGTAGGCCAATCCTAATTTACCCCCCATAGATAAAATCGTGACGTAGATGGCAATGATTGAAGGAAGTTCTCTAACTTCTGAGAAAATGATACTTTTTCCTGTGGAGATAAGCATCTGTATACCGGCAAAGAAAATAACAAAAGAGAGTACTTTGGTTGCTACGCTATCAGCTTTTTCATATCCGTAAGCATAGTTTGGGTTTGGAGGACGACTGACAACTCGTGCTGTGAATAAGGTTACAATAGAGATAACTACATCTGTGGCAGAGTCAATGCCGTCTCCTAGCACAGCTAAACTACCAGCAAACAATCCGATGCTCATTTTTAAAGTGGACAAGATGGCATTCCCTATAATGCTGATCCATGAAGCACGAATTAAAATTTTCTCTCTTTCTTTCATTATTCTTCTTGTGTAAACAATTATTTCT
This is a stretch of genomic DNA from uncultured Bacteroides sp.. It encodes these proteins:
- a CDS encoding DUF1735 and LamG domain-containing protein: MRTKIHFLFASFLLTVLILTVSCTEGDDFNYDKKAILITDTETDPLVKFVVEDTPSSYALTAKATDKVAKDVMVTFAQDTTLVATYNKEHNTNFYAAPVGSVTIENPEVTIESGTASSTIASVKVVSTENFKDGRTYVIPVTIKNVLNADGMEVLNSSKTIYLKISRVLKFTALDISNTNLYSNFIWDDAKAVKLTNFTFEIKMYAYNLHSISRLCAFEEKDEKNASMLRFGENGQDVNSLQWVSPKGGIISSTRFNTNQWYTISLTYDGSALTMYVNGIKDAALSASGVSVNFQRFELGMSWTGYRSSQYFNGRISEVRVWNRALSSSELQNALCGVDPQSNGLVAYWKLNEGSGHIFTDATGNGYDMDWSNTWREESEGAGLVNRDYSSAVKWVTDDKNKCNQ
- a CDS encoding DUF1735 domain-containing protein; translated protein: MKTNIYKYFSVCFLLIVPLLQSCDSDESYDVVGNPNNLFYINLSSSSSVDSPNTLAFSVVHTPIGDFGDVKAEFPVRCLRQVDETTKVTMQLDNSLIDEYNEKYETSYVAFPDGSLNLDSPTATIQEGTYIAKDSLVASVPASAFASFTESGYIAPVRIASVKGSAGKGSEDYGIGYIIVKTSTKLIKSGVASADMPGTLVTDYSDWSISSTQSTSNDFSTLIDNETWSGWDFTSSTATVIVDMQSEKEFTGIRSFCVYGMYASWGYYFSNIALEYSVDGNTYMDAGNSSDLEMINEDGYQYIALYSAVTARYLKITYTCNSEWGRGLYELGVYTDK
- a CDS encoding DUF1573 domain-containing protein is translated as MKQFFFFVACMFYCLFIVAQEPSGIFIPNKRIHDFGDILEKKGKVSYSFQFYNKGNKPIVIDHISAWCGCTSLSYTKRPILPKQKGIVTVTYNPYNRPGAFSKEIVVLTESGKSYSRVWIKGNVIPYLHPVTEDYPYSFGAGLYLGFKVLAFGKVQKGEQKTMEIGYANDTDSLMTLAFKREPDDYYLKIPTSLTLRPKERSKMTFSYIAPNNYAFDRLIKVYPIVNGICLTTPLLITFTK
- a CDS encoding cation diffusion facilitator family transporter, which codes for MKEREKILIRASWISIIGNAILSTLKMSIGLFAGSLAVLGDGIDSATDVVISIVTLFTARVVSRPPNPNYAYGYEKADSVATKVLSFVIFFAGIQMLISTGKSIIFSEVRELPSIIAIYVTILSMGGKLGLAYYQFHQGKKADSSMLIANAKNMRNDVIISTGVLLGLVFTFILKMPLLDSITGLLISLYIIRSSIEIFWESNVTLMDGVKDTSIYNKIFSAVEQVPGAVNPHRVRSRQIGNMYMIVLDIEADGDLTLNEAHEIANGVEYSIKNSIENVYDIVVHVEPQGKHHQEEKFGLSKDNL